The Phocoena sinus isolate mPhoSin1 chromosome 12, mPhoSin1.pri, whole genome shotgun sequence genome includes a window with the following:
- the RFPL4B gene encoding ret finger protein-like 4B — protein MANRLQEEAACPVCQEVFLNPIALSCAHTFCFDCMQSWMEEQKDLKLICPVCRGINENPPLEEWQVGELIFLITQHGSQLEQGLHVNDEYLKFWEDITLDAATANPFLVLSDDLRSVQCGKICQNLMEDPQRFAYWACILGTPCFSSGCHYWVVEVGEGNEWALGVCKKSVDRKRKSGFSSEHGFWIISMKAGIIYTCSIPETRIPASPGLSQVGIFLDIELEEIKFFDVSNDALIYIHSNFSCLEPLCPFFSPELPGEGDNGGPLTICPSGTHPFLETSCEVNEISDVRNVRMTQEETIL, from the coding sequence ATGGCCAACCGTCTGCAAGAGGAGGCAGCCTGTCCAGTCTGTCAGGAGGTTTTTCTCAACCCCATTGCTCTCTCCTGTGCCCACACTTTCTGCTTTGATTGCATGCAAAGTTGGATGGAAGAACAGAAGGATCTGAAATTGATCTGTCCCGTGTGTCGAGGCATCAATGAGAATCCTCCTTTGGAGGAATGGCAAGTTGGAGAACTGATTTTTCTCATCACACAGCATGGTTCCCAACTGGAGCAGGGTCTGCATGTGAATGACGAGTACCTGAAGTTCTGGGAGGACATAACTCTGGATGCAGCCACCGCCAACCCCTTTCTTGTCCTCTCTGATGACCTAAGGAGTGTCCAGTGTGGGAAGATCTGCCAGAACCTGATGGAAGATCCCCAGAGATTTGCATACTGGGCTTGTATCCTGGGCACTCCGTGCTTCTCCTCTGGCTGTCATTACTGGGTGGTAGAAGTGGGAGAGGGGAATGAGTGGGCTCTGGGGGTCTGCAAAAAATCGGTtgacaggaagaggaagagcgGTTTTTCCTCTGAACATGGCTTCTGGATCATCAGCATGAAGGCGGGAATAATCTATACCTGCTCCATCCCAGAAACCAGAATTCCTGCAAGCCCTGGCCTTAGCCAAGTAGGAATTTTTCTAGATATTGAATTGGAAGAAATCAAGTTTTTTGATGTTAGCAATGATGCCCTCATCTACATACACAGTAATTTCTCCTGTTTGGAGCCTTTGTGTCCATTCTTTAGTCCTGAGCTCCCCGGAGAAGGTGATAATGGTGGCCCCCTAACCATCTGTCCATCAGGAACTCATCCCTTCCTAGAAACGTCCTGTGAGGTGAATGAGATCTCTGATGTGAGAAATGTCAGAATGACTCAAGAAGAGACAATTTTGTAG